The genome window GAAGTACGACACCCCAACCTGGTGCAGTTCATTGGGGCAGTGTTTGACcagtcccctcctctcatcatCACCGAGCTTCTGGACATGAATCTCCGACAAGCGTACGAAGAGAATCAACTGGACCCAGGAAACCGCCTCTCGATCTTCATGGACATTGCCCTAGCTCTGGACTACCTGCACCAGCGCTACGATCCCATCATCCAccgtgatgtgagtgctcccaaCGTCCTCCTCCAGCGAATGCCCAACCACCAGTGGAAGGGGAAGGTCTCTGACCTCGGCTCAGCCAACTTCCTGCAGTATGCTCATACGATGGGAGAGGGGGCCATAATCTACTCCCCTCCTGAAGTCATCCCTCAACCATTCGCACGACCTCCTCCACAAACTGTCAAGATTGACGTGTACAGCTACGGCATTGTGTTGGCTGAAGTGACTGCCAGTCGATTTCCGAGTCAAGACAATTTCCCTGAGATGTTTGAGAGAATAGAGAGGCAGCGTCCTGCAGTGTACGAGCTGATTGTCCACTGCACTAAGAGAGAGCCCAGCCATCGCCCCAGCATGGCACAGGTGATGGTGGAACTGAACAAAATAGCACCCTTTTAACTATGAACAATGTGAACACATGTCTAGTGCCGTCTTTTTCTTATTGATTTTTAATAACTTCGTGAATTTATTTTTAGCTTTGGCttttgtagtgtgtgtttgcactCTCCTATTATGATGATTACTATTGACTTTATCTCAGTCTCATGCTAATCAGTATTAccattcacaataattatgacgagTGACATGGGCAAACGTtattcacataattagaaCAATAGCAGTAACCGACCATAAATTCAATCAAAGCGTTGAATATATAAATAGAGTTCCTAAGAGTGTCACTGTTGAGAGCAGCCCACCCTCTGTGCCCTGCCCACTCGTTCATCCTCCTCATCTTCATCGTATATGGCTCCATCCCCttgtgccccgcccactcccctCGTCCCCTCACTCTCTATCATATCCACTTCCTCTGCCTCTGGGTCCAGTGCTGGTGGATCAGGTCGTGTGGGCAGGAGACACTCcaacacctgtgtgtgtgtgtgtgtgtgtgtgtgtgtgtgtgtgtgtgtgtgtgtgtgtgtgtgtgtggggggggggtagagtaCATTGCTATACAGTGGGGTCCTGTGTATTGGATCAGTATACCAACTACTTCACAAAGACACCTTAATTATAGAAGACAAGGTGGTACAGCATAAAGatattgcatgtatacagtggaggCCTGTGTATTGAGAGGCTgcctacactgcacacacatatcacatgaTTATAGCCACTGCATACCTTTAGTTGACTCTCCTCCAGGAAACCAGAGTCAGGGAATTGGATGGTGAACTGAACATAGAGGTTGCCCTTGACATGAGGCCTCCTGAACACTGGCATCCCCTCACCCTCCAGAccctggacacacacacacacacacacacacacacacacacacacacacacacacacacacacacacacacacacacacacacacacacacacacacacacacacacacacacacacacacacacacacacacacacacacacacacacacacacacacacacacacacacacacacacacacacacacacacacacacacacacacacacacacacacacacacacacacattgtaaaCTCAATTGATACTACTTTCAGTATGTTGTAATTAGATTGGCAGAGTTTTCGTAGCTTTTtagcaactgtacatgtacctacgtaCAATACtgcccacacaacacaaccactgttagtattgcacatgaccacaagactataaatacatacacatgaagtgaaaatagaaataacatacagcggttttcagagttcaatgtctagagcggaagtacctgtcacgtgataTTCTTGTAACTGCAATAACGTACTGTTTAAAGTGCCAGATCAAAAGTCCTATACCTAACCCTAATTATGACCTGTTCCAAATTTGGGAATTAAGcatctgaaagagcttctTCTCTAAAATGatatcatcaaagttcatatttgagcgataaactaccgtatagcgggtatattttgagggtataaactttttgTGGATTAACCGTTAAAAGGTTCGTTAAAAGGTTCGAGAATTTAATTCCGCGGAATAGCAGTCTTTCTGCAGCGTGTATGTGTGCGATATTAAaatgtgggtataaatgttcgcggtagatgcttgatcagcgaaaatCACAAACATTTAGACCCTCGAAATAATCCcgctatagctatacagtatttGGCCACACCACCTCTACAGTGTATTGAAGAACAAGAAGGATGTCACTATATATAAGACAGCCATGCCAGTACACCTCAATGAACCTCTCCTTCACACTGGCATGGTACTCTTATCTATCACTTTCAATTCAGTTGCTTTGGTTCTCATGGATAATAAATAGCCCATAGTCCAAGGCAGaaaaactaccgtatagcgggtatatttcgagggtatacacTTTCGCGGATTGACTGTTAAAAAGGTTTAAAGCTGCCAGATAAAAAGTCCTAAGGTACCTAACCCTAACACATGTCCCCTCAGCTTGTAAGGCTGGGACACACTATAATAGCTTGTATGTACACTCCTCTCAAAGGCAGCCCTATACACAATCCTCCTCCTACCAGCCACCTACTCACCTGGTGACAGCACTGCTCCTGGTTACACGGACACACGCACGCTCCTCCCGTCCAGGGGGTAcagagtgcaagtgaagcCACACAAGGCCTCTCTTAAACTGATGCTCTTCTCCACAAACAGGTCACAGTCGACTCTCCTGTAGTCGGTGTGATCcagcgtgtgtgtgtcccctcgtgtgtgtgtcccctcaGGCAATCTGTGCAGGTGTACTGGGTACAGGCCCATCCTAGAGGGATTTAAAACCTTCTCACAGGTGAGCTTCACCTGTGACCCCCCCTACACTGCAAGATGTgaagataaaagtatttgccaatttgaccccaccatggataatagcccatggtccaaggcgaAAAAATGACATTATGGCCCAATCAAATGCTGGATTGATTATTTAAAAGacctctttctaagctttcagaaaatcgtacaatttttgacattggattaACGGTAGGAAAGTTATGTCTGttaaaagatgttcaactacaacccccctcACGTTTAATTGAATATGATCGTAACAGTTTAGTAATGCTGAGATTAGGTGATGATAACATTACAGGGTACAAAGGtcttacaatgtgtggatagagctGCCATTCTACAGTGCTtgcagtctagagagtagattaccacacatttgtgagtagttgtacttaccTTGTCACTATGGTCGTCACCAGCAGTGTTCTGAAGAGACAAGACATAAAGTGTTTAGTTCACACGAGTTCAGAGGTTAAATAATAATGTAACACGTAGGAAACATATTATACGCACACGCATGATTAGCCTCGCGCAGAGTTGTATTTAAGTACAATTTAGGAGAAAGAAGGAGAGTAGACTGGACTTGCATGCGATAGGTATgatttggatataattattccttggtgtgcatgtgtttatgtgtgtgtgcatgtgactgtctctctgtactgtgtagactgctacagctgctcaaggatcaataaagtgtgagtataagagtttctataggcttctagttttcttggattttaatttgaaAAAATGAAGAATGCCATTGCATGCAGCCTTTACAAACTTGtccaccgagtgttgctactctatatACTTAGTAGCCCTCTACACtataacgctagctattggtagctgcaaggctctgctgatgcagccatcaATTTTaaacttggacttttggcatcgatcgttttaacaacaatcatggtcgatcataacccactctttgagtttccctgtgatatggattctgcatgcagcaaaattaatattcatcattgtataatgtgtgtatataacagctttatgttatgtagcttaaTTTGACACCCACCgaggtgctttcattatgaaaTAGCTACTTATACATTCTTGGCTAGAATCAGTCTCTCAAGAACTCTGCTTTCAAGAGTAAGTTAGTAGTGTCGTTGTTGGCTTTGTTCAAGTGAGACTCTTatacagctatagctacagcctagcctaagctagctagctcttcgATTTCCACAGAAGCTcttccagctagctatatagtatatatagtacgTAGCTTTTATTCTCCGCATGGCAATAGTAGATGAGTTTGGAGGTAGTAAAGATTAACCgaatgtagccacacccaattATGCATTCCTGAAGCGTAACATTCCTGAGcgtgacatacatacatacatacaaaggTTTTCTGAGATAAGGCGCTCGGTAATTATAGGCTAACATCACGTGACTAGTACCATCTTTGGTTTAATCATGGTATTTGTAAAATACGTCAAAATTGTACCAACTGAAAGAGCATCAGGATACCACAAAGTCACGGAAATTGGGTCaccaaaaataaaaataattatggacgtTTAAAAAGTTCAGATTTGGCATTTAGGACCAAATTAACGACCATGAATTATAGCCCATATTAATTATTCCAGTGGAAAGTGTCTCTAAGTGATTGTGGCTGGCATAGACTCACTAACAGCAGTGCTCTAATTATTCCCATACCTcttgtttgtggttgatttCCACGAGACGTTTTCCTTTGCATTTCTTGCACTTGTCCTTGTCTCTTATGTAATcaccagaccccccacagtctgtgCACACGCTCTGTATCTGCTGCATCATGCCGGGGCCGAGTGGAGGTGGGTCACCTTGATaacagaccccccacagtctgtgCACACGCTCTGTATCTGCTGCATCATGCCGGGGCCGAGTGGACGGTGGGTCACCTTGAtaccagaccccccacagtctgtgCACATGTCATGCATGGCTGGATTCTAACGTAATTGCATCGTCGATTGTCGTCAACTGTTGAATGTTATTTAGTTCTCAGGAGCTCAAGGAGGATAGTGTCATCTCCATGGATACTGGAGAGTGGTGGTGACGGAAGATGCTCCCACTCAACAAACacatctcctctacacaatgataaatacacacactgtcatGAGCAATCTTTACACATTGTACGACATGATCTGCAACTAGACTAGACCTAGACCTATAATATTGCCCATTGACAGGCCTATGGGTATAAGCTGTATGTGCAATATTCCTAGTATTCCTAGTTACACTCACCTACTCCTGCAGCGCTAGACAACCTTCAGATCTCTACACCTCCTCCAGCCATTTTGGGAGAGGGCTCCTCATAACCTTTGCAATagtgggggcgtggctggtatGCAAGATCAACAGAACTCCAACAACAATAGCAGCAGGGGCGTACACAGGGTGGTGcttagggtgctccagcacccccatccagactctggtgctccagcaccctatcCAGACCAGAGAAGCTCAAGTAGATAGTTCAACTATTACTGGCTAGCTAGAAGGAAGATACACTTAACTGCAGCTATCTACAGCTTAATAGTGATAGTTACAATAACTTTATACcagttagatctagctagctaactagctgGCCTAAAAAACTTACTTTTCTTCAATCGTTACTGGGATATCCATGGGAACTAGTGAAgagtggggaggggctcaataaCAAATTAGACTAGGCAGCAGGAAGTGGTTTGCTGTATCGAACACTTGAGCTTGCCCCACAACATGCAGCACAACAAGGTCTTTGGATCCAGGTACATgaggtacatgaatgtatagtataattatataattaagcctacatgtatgtacaataaattaataatatcAATGTTTGCAATGTAAACTACAAAGTCTCTTTTCCTCAACATCAAGGAACTGGTGGTCATACTTTGTACACTGCCTGTCACCTCCTGGTAAGCTGATCAATCTTTTAGTGGCCTGAAAAGAAAGACTGTCGTCAGATCAAGAAAGGAACAAACGTTTATCATCACTTGCACTTCTACATTTACACAGAGACTAGACATGATTGCATTGACATTGTTGACATACCTTCAGAAGAGTTGGCTAGAGTTTGCCATCCCAGGAGAATTAAGCTTCTGGTTAAGGTTATAAACATTCTTGATTTGCTGATGGCACTTGCACTGAGTACTGTGCACCATCTAGAAAACAGTGGGCGTGGCAGTAAAAAAGGGCGTGACCACCAGAAGTGGGCATGGCTTAAATTTTGTGGCGCGCAATGAGCACCCGGTACTCCCATTCGCTAAATCCTAGGATCGCCCCTGAGCGCGCAGCTAGCTCTCTGATATCTCTGAGGGAGTGTTCTACTGTCCATGACTTGTAAGTTGAAATGCTGTGTCTCATTGCTGCTATAGATATACAGAGTTCATGTTAGTCATTTGATGGTTGTTGATCTGTGGTTAggtcctatagctagctagcatgcatAATCTCAGTCCAGGCTCAACCAATGATAAACACTGTCTCATGATCACTCCTGTGCAGGTAATGGATGCTCCAGTTGAACCATCACCTCGTTGGGGTCAATTCTCTGCAGTTGACGGACGCCATTACATGTGGAGGGGGCTTGGTCCAGGACGAGGGTCtaacatcattgctgtgtgtgatccaagcactgagctctggagcctcttgcccaccactggacctTTACCCCCTGGAGAGTTGGGTGgttgctctgtttgtgtaggtcgtTGCCTGTACACCTTTGGTGGTCGTGATGGGTCTTCTTCTTACTTCAATGACATGAGCAAGCTTgatctggacactctccagtggACCAACGTTCAAACCTCTGGTAGTCAGCCTATGAAAAAGGCTTACTGTGGACTTGTCCGTGTGAATGAGAGAACTCTGTGCTGCTTTGGAGGAGTCGTCGGTATTGAGGGCACCACACAACCAGGATCAACATTCACCAAGACTGGACTGTCTGATGGAAGTAGATGGACAAACGAATTCCATTTCTTTGACACACAAAATGGTAAATTTTGTCAATGTGCACATTCGCTGTATGTTTTCATTGCATACACTTATAGGGTATCTAGCTACTGGTGGGCGGAGTCCCACCCTCACTCACATAGGAAACCATGTTCACTTTCAATGTTATAAGGATGATATAACATTGTACCATTCTCTaaattgccccacccccacttgcaggtgtctggtcgtcccctgagctcagaggagagagacctcctccCTGTAGTGCCTTCACCTTCACCATGGTGGACCAACACAGGGCAGTCTTCTTTGGAGGGTTGCAGTCTGGTGATAGAGTCAATGAAGTCTACATATTTGACTTCAGGACCATGGTGAGTTGGAATTAGTACTGCCACATTGATATGCACAatactgtgtgttcactgtgtgtaggaggtcactaaggtgaagccagtacagggagagCCACGGCCAATGAGGAGGTCACTAcatgctgcctgttgtctcaactatggccaggaccaccctcaactactggTGTACGGAGGACTGGATAATGGCAGCAAGGCACTGGAGGACATGTGGATACTGGATGTAGACACTGTCCAGTGGGCAGAGGTGAGTCTTGTCTTATTATGAACTGTTAGTGTACGTGTAATAAATGGACGTAATAAAGAGATACGAGACGTTCATTTACAAGAGTAAATAACTTTGAAGTCTAGGAGGATGTTAAATACTTgtgctatgtacacacacctttactATATTATATCACGTTGTTAAGGTTACaagcgtgtaataaaagtcatacagtcccttccatATACGAtcgcgtagcctcgaggcataatttggtaaagggtcactgtaatataaaacacatagccTTGAGATTCCTCGTGTTGTAATGTTATACTTatttcatacagtacatggattatctgatgatctgttcagaatacacagtactactgtacactcaacatttatttatcagagcattattttttgtgcctccaggtgacacctcctgagtcaatgacaccacgttactaccactccatcactgccaccagtctGGGACCAGGACTCACTGAGGTCCTCGTGTTTGGAGGCAAGCGGAAGATGGGGGGAGATGTCATTGCTGAGACCACCGTACTGAGATTTGGTGAGcagctactagtacatgtagccatggcaactattgtctgatagacaagtacacacaatacatgtgtcaatgactctgaatgtatatactgttacatttgttccttaatcccccctacagagttgactggaccctcagcgtctgttgctggaccctcggctgggaagtgggctctcgtggatatggcccacaacgacactagaggctccgcccagcgacTGAGAGAGAAAATGATCAGACAAGCAACTGCTCgtgcctcatcagtcagtgagaccagcgaccactcctctcaagaccgggtgagggctctggaacaacagttacgagcagcagagcagagagagcacGACACTCATCGTTACCACCAACTACAGTTGCAAGAGAAAAATCGAGAAATAACTGCACAAGCTATAGAATTAACGGAGGCCAACCGTCGTCATGGAGATGCGGAGGAAAGAGCACAGCTGGCAGAGCAAAGAGAGCAAGCTACACAATTACTTTTACAAGTGAAAGATCGAGAATTGGCTGAGGCCAACAGAAGAGAAGCTGACCTGTCTGCTCGAATCACAGCTCTAGAGTGGGAGTTAGAAGGCAAGACGAAAGAGTTggcagcacacaacacagaggtgtgGAGGATTCCGGCCAACAGAGTGATCATTGGCAGGAGGATTGGCAAAGGAGGGTGGGGGGAGGtgctggagggaacagtgagcGTGGCCGTCAAGCGACTACACGAAGAAATTGCTCTCCCAATCTACATCGAGAAAATGGAGAGAGAAATGAAGCTATTGGCTGAAGTGCGACACCCAAACCTTGTGCAATTCATTGGTGCTATTTTTGATGAGCCAAACCAAGCCCATCGATCTCCTCCTCTCATCATCACCGAGCTTCTGGACATGAATCTCCGACAAGCGTACGAGAGGAATCAACTGGACCCAGGAAATCGTCTCTCGATCTTTATGGACATTGCCCTAGCTCTAAACTACCTGCACCAGCGCTACGATCCCATCATCCAccgtgatgtgagtgctcccaaCGTCCTCCTTCAGCGAATGCCCAACCACCAGTGGAAGGGGAAGGTCTCTGACCTGGGCTCAGCCAACTTCCTGCAGCATGCTCATACGATGGGAGAGGGGGCCATAATCTACTCCCCTCCTGAAGTCATCCCTCAAGCCTTTGATCCTCTCACTCCACCTCTGAGACAGTCTGTCAATatcgatgtgtacagctacggtATTGTCCTCTGTGAGGTGACCGCTAGTCGATTCCCAAGTGCTGAACATTATCGAGACATGATTCTCCAAGTACAGAGGCAGCGTCCTGCAGTGTACGAGCTGATACTCCACTGCACTAAAAGAGAGCCCAGCCATCGACCCAGCATGGCACAGGTGATGGTGGAACTGAACAAAATAGCGCCCTTTTAACTATGAACAATGTATATATGGTGAACACTTATCTATAGTATATAGCTTCCTTTTTAGTTTAGGTTGTAGTTGATAATTAATACCCATTGTGGGACTCTGtgttatacacacactaattgtttgaacaatgtgaacacttataattatccaGTAGCTAGCTTCTTGAATTAATATTGATTTTTAATAACTTCGTGAATTTTATTGATAGCTTTGGCttttgtagtgtgtgtttgcactCTCCTATTATGATGATTACTATTGACTTTATCTCAGTCTCATGCTAATCAATATTAccattcacaataattatgatgagtgGTATGGGCAAACGTtattcacataattagaaCAATAGCAGTAACCACAAAACCAGTCCATAAATACAATCAAAGCGATGAATATAGAGTTCCTAAGAGTGTCACTGTTGAGAGCAGCCCACCCTctgtgccccgcccactccttCATCCTCCTCATCTTCATCGTATATGGCTCCACCCCTttgtgccccgcccactcccctCGTCCCCTCACTCTCTATCATATCCACTTCCTCTGCCTCTGGGTCCAGTGCTGGTGGGTCAGGTCCTGTGGGCAGGAGACACTCcaacacctgtgtgtgtgtgtaggtgtgtgtgtgtgtgtgtgtgtgtgtggggggggggggggggtagagtaCATTGCTATACAGTGGGGGCCTGTGTATTGGATCAGTATACCAACTACTTCACAAAGACACCTTAATTATAGAAGACAAGGTGGTACAGCATAAAGatattgcatgtatacagtggaggTCTGTGTATTGAGAGGCTgcctacactgcacacacatatcacatgaTTATAGCCACTGACCTTTAGTTGACTCTCCTCCAGGAAACCAGAGTCAGGGAATTGGATGGTGAACTGAACATAGAGGTTTCCCTTGACATGAGGCTTCCTGAACACTGGCATCCCCTCACCCTCCAGAccctggacacacacacacaaacacacacacacacacacacacacacacacacacacacacacacacacacacacagagtactgtacatgtacacacacacacacacacacacagagtactgtacatgtacacacacacacacacacacacacacacacacacacattgtaaaCTCAATTGATACTACTTTCAGTATGTTGTAATTAGATTGGCAGAGTTTTCGTAGGTTTTtagcaactgtacatgtacctacgtaTAATACTGcgcacacaacacaaccacTGTTAGTATTGCACATGACCACAAGACTATAAATACATACACATGAAGTGAAAATAGAAATAACAAGATCAAAAGTCCTATACCTAACCCTAATTATGAcccgttccaaatttgggAATTAAGcatctgaaagagcttctTCTCTAAAATGatatcatcaaagttcatatttgagtgataaaactaccgtatagcgggtatatttcgagggtatacacTTTCGCGGATTGACCGTTTAAAAGGTTTTCGGGAATTCAGAATAGCAGTGTTTCTGCAGCGTGTATGCGTGCGATATTAAACtcatgggtataaatgttcgcggtagatgcttgatcagcgaaaaccatgaagatttataccctcgaaatatccgctatacggtatttgccaatttggccacaccACCTCTACAGTCTATTGAAGAACAAGAAGGATGTCACTATATATAAGACAGCCATGCCAGTACACCTTAATGAACCTTTCTCCTTCACACTGGTACTCTTAGCTATCACTTTCAATTCATGCAGTTGCTTTGGTTCTCATGGATAATAACAACAAGggtgtatacgcccttgataataAATAGCCTAAGTCTTGTTAAAGCTGCCAGATCAACAGTCCTAAGGTACCTAACCCTAACACATGTCCCCTCAGCTTGTAAGGCTGGGACACACTATAATAGCTTGTATGTACACTCCTCTCAAAGGCAGCCCTATACACAATCCTCCTCCTACCAGCCACCTACTCACCTGGTGACAGCACTGCTCCTGGtgacctggacacacccacgcTCCTCCCGTCCAGGGGGTACAGAGTACAAGTGAAGCCACACAAGGCCTCCCTTAAACTGATGCTCTTCTCCACAAACAGGTCACAATCGACTCTCCTGTAGTCGGTGTGATCAAGCTGCTGCAAGATGTgaagataaaagtatttgccaatttgaccACACCATGGATAATATAGCCCATAGtccaaggccaaaaaatgacatTATGGCCCAATCCAAATGCTGGATTAATCGTTTAAAAGacctctttctaagctttcagaaaatcatacaaTTTTTGACATTAGATTAACGGTAGGAAAGTTAGGTCTGttaaaagatgttcaactacaacccaCCTCACGTTTAATTGAATATGATCGCAACAGTTTAGTAATGCTGAGATTAGGTGATGATAACATTACAGGGTACACAGGtcttacaatgtgtggatagagctGCCATTCTACAGTGCTtgcagtctagagagtagattaccacacatttgtgagtagttgtacttaccTTGTCACTATGGTCGTCACCAGCAGTGTTCTGAAGAGACAAGACATAAAGTGTTTAGTTCACACGAGTTCAGAGGTTAAATAATAACGTAACAGGTAGGAAACATATTATACGCACACGCATGATTAGCCTCGCGCAGAGTTGTATTTAAGTACAATTTAGGAGAAAGAAGGAGAGTAGACTGGACTTGCATGCGATAGGTATGATTTGGATATTATTATTCcttggtgtgcatgtgtttatgtgtgtatgcatgtgactgtctctctgtactgtgtagactgctacagctgctcaaggatcagttaatgaagtgtaagtataagagtttctataggcttctagttttcttggattttaatttgaaAAAtgatgcttcgttctcgagttacgtATGCccacttggaatgccattgcagcctttacAGAAGAGTAGACTACGTACCACAACTTGtccaccgagtgttgctactctatatACTTAGTAGCCCTCTACACtataacgctagctattggtagctgcaaggctctgctgatgcagtcATCAATTTTaaacttggacttttggcatcgattgttttaacaacaatcatggtatcataacccactctttgagtttccctgtgatatggattctgcatgcagcaaaattaatattcatcattgtataatgtgtgtataaaacagctttatgttatgtagcttaaTTTGACACCCACCgaggtgctttcattatgaaaTAGCAAAATTACTTATACATTTTTGGCTAGAATCA of Halichondria panicea chromosome 9, odHalPani1.1, whole genome shotgun sequence contains these proteins:
- the LOC135341220 gene encoding probable serine/threonine-protein kinase drkD, whose product is MVDQHRAVFFGGLQSGDRVNEVYIFDFRTMEVTKVKPVQGEPRPMRRSLHAACCLNYGQDHPQLLVYGGLDNGSKALEDMWILDVDTVQWAEVTPPESMTPRYYHSITATSLGPGLTEVLVFGGKRKMGGDVIAETTVLRFELTGPSASVAGPSAGKWALVDMAHNDTRGSAQRLREKMIRQATARASSVSETSDHSSQDRVRALEQQLRAAEQREHDTHRYHQLQLQEKNREITAQAIELTEANRRHGDAEERAQLAEQREQATQLLLQVKDRELAEANRREADLSARITALEWELEGKTKELAAHNTEVWRIPANRVIIGRRIGKGGWGEVLEGTVSVAVKRLHEEIALPIYIEKMEREMKLLAEVRHPNLVQFIGAIFDEPNQAHRSPPLIITELLDMNLRQAYERNQLDPGNRLSIFMDIALALNYLHQRYDPIIHRDVSAPNVLLQRMPNHQWKGKVSDLGSANFLQHAHTMGEGAIIYSPPEVIPQAFDPLTPPLRQSVNIDVYSYGIVLCEVTASRFPSAEHYRDMILQVQRQRPAVYELILHCTKREPSHRPSMAQVMVELNKIAPF
- the LOC135340865 gene encoding dnaJ homolog subfamily A member 2-like: MPVFRKPHVKGNLYVQFTIQFPDSGFLEESQLKVLECLLPTGPDPPALDPEAEEVDMIESEGTRGVGGAQRGGAIYDEDEEDEGVGGAQRVGCSQQ